The Bos indicus x Bos taurus breed Angus x Brahman F1 hybrid chromosome 21, Bos_hybrid_MaternalHap_v2.0, whole genome shotgun sequence genomic interval ACATCATCTGACATGTGGAGACTGAAAGGAGCTTTGCTTTTCAGACATGAGGGCAGAGAGACTGTCCCCCCTCCTGGCTCTGGGGCTCCTGGTGGCTGGGATCCGCAGTGTCCACTGCCTCCCAGAGAATGTGGTGGTGAAGGACCGGCACAGAAGGGTGGATGGCCACACGTTAGCCTCCAGCAACACCGACTTCGCCTTCAGCCTCTACAAGCAGTTGGCTTTGAAGAACCCCAATAAGAATGTCATGTTCTCCCCGCTGAGTGTCTCCATGGCCTTGGCCTTCCTGTCTCTGGGGGCCCGTGGCCCCACCCTGACAGAGATCCTGGAAGGCCTCAAGTTCAACCTCACGGAGATCCAGGAGACACAGATCCACCAGGGCTTCCAGCACCTCCTGCAGGCGCTCAATCGACCCAGGAACCAGCTGCAGCTGAGCGTGGGCAACGCCATGTTTGTGCAGGAGGAGCTGAAGCTGCTGGACAAGTTCATAGAAGATGCCCGTGTGCTGTACTCCTCCGAGGCCTTCCCGACCAACTTCAGGGATCCTGAAGCTGCCAAGAGTCTAATAAATGACTATGTGAAGAATAAAACCCAGGGGAAAATTGAGGAGCTGTTCAAGGACCTTTCCCCAAGAACGGAGTTGGTCCTGGTGAACTACGTCTACTTTAAAGGTGGGTGCCTGTTTGTCTCAGAAGGAAACACACGCTTAGTTTTGTGTCTTCAGAGCTATTTCTATTTCAGCTCAGCCAATTCTGTTGCTGGGCAGTACAGAGGAGGATGTCATCAATGAGGACAGCTTGGGCACTAAGACCCTGTCCCTGTCATAGTCTTTGTCTATTTGGGGGTTTTCTAAATCACAGCTGTCATTGCAACACACAAGGGCTGGGGAGCTGTTAATCCTTTCTGAGCCACAGTGAATcaaaagtcactcagctgtgtctgactctgtgaccccgtgggctgtagcctgtcagactcctctgtccatggaattctttaggtcagaatactggagtgggtcgccattcccttctccaggggatcttcccaacccagggattgaacccaggtctcacacattgctggcagattctttactatctgagccatggGGAGCCTTTTTATTCTCAAACTTGCCTGACTACCTGGAGGAAGGAGCTTTCCTCTAAGGTCACTCTGGAGTGGCTGGGAACCCCAGCTTCTTTTAACACATACAAGGAAAGCCAAGCTCCGCACACTGTGGGCTGTGTGTGACCTGTGCTCCTCTAAGGGGACTTGGTCTCAGcgggtggaggtggggctggtGGCTGGCTTCATGCTGTGACAGCCTCTGAGCAGCCTGGCCAACTCAAGGCACTTCAGTTGTGCTCCGTTATAGCTATGAGGGTAGCATTGGCAAGGCCAACCCCAGAGGGAAGCCTCAAGGAAGGACAATACCCGGGACAGACTCTTTTCCAGATTCTAGCTGGTCCAGGGCCCAGTCCCATTGGTAGAAACCCAACATTGCAAACCTCATCCTGGAAACTCATAAAGGGcagagtgaaggcaggaagatTTCACACATGGAGCCAGTGGTGCTAAAGGAACACGGAATAAAGATACAAAGAATGATCATTGAGCAAGGGGGTGGTCGGGTGCCTAAGGGACACCCGCTTGGGGGACATATTCGCCCTGAACTGGAAACTGCTGGCAGAGCCCTGGGTAGCCCTCCTGGATAtgtattttcttctgtaaatgaAGCCATAGATTCCCAGTTCTCTGGAAAATTGTTAATAATCCAGGCCAGATCTACTATGTTTCTTCCTTGACTTTTCTGTGTTCTAATCTTCTACCACCCTGACCTGTCCCAGGactttctcttccccaggggtACCCCACCAGCCCAgctttccctctcctcctgtctGTAACCATGGGGACACAGGCAGGGGTGGAGACAAAGCAGGAAGCAGGGGTGGGTATATCCTCATTGAGCCCCATGGCGCCAATCTCCCCAAgaaccccaccccccaacactaAGGTCTCCATCTTCCTTGGGGAACACCCAACCCTCCTCCTCTGCACTCGGGGTCCCCGTGTGGCTCCTGCTCCAGCCGGGCTCACAGGCCATGGGGACGGGTGTCCTCCCTACAAAGCCAACGACTAACACCTCGTCACTAACATGACCCCTTGAAGGACCAGGTGGTCCCATAtctccccaggcccagcctcatCCCCATCTCTACCTTGCCCTCCACATTCCTGTTGACTTCACATGTAGCACAACTAACCAGCTTTGTTTAATGCTCCCCTTCTCAATCCTGACCTGTGGGGTTCACCCCCATCCCCAAGGACTTAACCACCTGCCCAGGTGTATGGTCACACCCAGCAGGTCCATTCCCAGAGGCACGTGGTGGGAGGGGCTGCTGCCATGGGGAGGGTCTTCCCCACTCAAGGACCAGGGCCGAGGAGGGAGAGACTGCAGCACTTGCACTCACACACTCTTCACCTGTCCCCCCATCTCCAGCCCAATGGAAGACCCGCTTTGACCCCAAACACACTGAGCAGGCAGAGTTCCACGTGAGCGACAACAAGACGGTGGAGGTGCCCATGATGACCCTTGACCTGGAAACCCCTTACTTCCGGGACGAGGAGCTGGGCTGCACGCTGGTGGAGCTCACGTACACCAGCAACGACAGCGCCCTCTTCATCCTCCCCGACAAGGGCAAAATGCAGGACCTGGAAGCCAAGCTGACCCCGGAG includes:
- the LOC113879930 gene encoding serpin A3-3 isoform X1 translates to MVTADPSPPPALTDMRAERLSPLLALGLLVAGIRSVHCLPENVVVKDRHRRVDGHTLASSNTDFAFSLYKQLALKNPNKNVMFSPLSVSMALAFLSLGARGPTLTEILEGLKFNLTEIQETQIHQGFQHLLQALNRPRNQLQLSVGNAMFVQEELKLLDKFIEDARVLYSSEAFPTNFRDPEAAKSLINDYVKNKTQGKIEELFKDLSPRTELVLVNYVYFKAQWKTRFDPKHTEQAEFHVSDNKTVEVPMMTLDLETPYFRDEELGCTLVELTYTSNDSALFILPDKGKMQDLEAKLTPEMLTRWRNSLQPRRIHELYLPKFSIKSNYELNDTLSQMGIKKIFTDADLSGITGTADLVVSQVVHGAALDVDEEGTEGAAATGIGIERTFLRIIVRVNRPFLIAVVLKDTQSIIFLGKVTNPSEA
- the LOC113879930 gene encoding serpin A3-3 isoform X2; this encodes MRAERLSPLLALGLLVAGIRSVHCLPENVVVKDRHRRVDGHTLASSNTDFAFSLYKQLALKNPNKNVMFSPLSVSMALAFLSLGARGPTLTEILEGLKFNLTEIQETQIHQGFQHLLQALNRPRNQLQLSVGNAMFVQEELKLLDKFIEDARVLYSSEAFPTNFRDPEAAKSLINDYVKNKTQGKIEELFKDLSPRTELVLVNYVYFKAQWKTRFDPKHTEQAEFHVSDNKTVEVPMMTLDLETPYFRDEELGCTLVELTYTSNDSALFILPDKGKMQDLEAKLTPEMLTRWRNSLQPRRIHELYLPKFSIKSNYELNDTLSQMGIKKIFTDADLSGITGTADLVVSQVVHGAALDVDEEGTEGAAATGIGIERTFLRIIVRVNRPFLIAVVLKDTQSIIFLGKVTNPSEA